A region from the Candidatus Limnocylindrales bacterium genome encodes:
- a CDS encoding calcium-binding protein, producing MKKNGGKKVLKTIAFAILFYLSMTTVASAACSTSATDTCTAGSGITNYPNGATIYRCDVICGVGTTCGPSTHTACDQCGAGTGGNSPDGKCVICDIVGNTSTHTINGTAGADVICADAGDDTINGNGGDDEIETGSGGDVVNGGAGADKIQGAGLGGKQLYGDDGADILVGSYYSNNIIVGGDGNDTMWGGISDDVLYGGSGNDTLIGGGGADSLNGEAGDDALTPVVAWGDPVPDDVVGARYCGGSGSDSINGKGPDFICVDAGESGSDNDTCRYEFEVAPSRAQASTDFGTEDGCEFVTAGYAFNSSREIDCGCID from the coding sequence GTGAAGAAAAATGGAGGGAAAAAGGTGTTGAAAACAATAGCATTCGCGATCTTGTTTTACCTTTCGATGACGACCGTCGCGTCCGCAGCCTGCTCTACATCGGCGACGGACACATGCACTGCCGGAAGTGGCATCACCAACTATCCGAACGGTGCCACCATCTACCGCTGTGATGTAATCTGCGGGGTCGGCACGACCTGCGGCCCGTCCACCCATACCGCCTGCGATCAGTGCGGGGCAGGGACTGGAGGAAACTCGCCGGATGGGAAGTGTGTAATCTGTGACATCGTCGGCAATACATCGACTCACACCATCAACGGAACCGCAGGTGCCGACGTAATTTGCGCGGACGCAGGAGATGACACGATAAACGGCAACGGCGGTGACGACGAAATCGAGACCGGCAGTGGAGGAGACGTGGTTAATGGCGGGGCCGGGGCAGACAAGATTCAAGGCGCGGGACTCGGCGGTAAACAATTGTACGGAGACGACGGCGCAGACATTCTCGTAGGCTCCTACTACTCTAACAACATCATCGTTGGCGGCGATGGTAACGACACGATGTGGGGTGGCATTTCTGACGATGTCCTTTATGGTGGCTCAGGCAACGACACATTGATTGGTGGCGGTGGAGCGGACTCCTTGAATGGCGAGGCCGGCGATGACGCGCTTACACCTGTCGTCGCATGGGGCGATCCCGTTCCCGACGACGTCGTAGGGGCACGCTACTGCGGCGGTTCCGGCAGTGATTCAATAAACGGGAAAGGCCCCGATTTCATATGTGTCGACGCCGGAGAAAGCGGTTCGGACAATGACACGTGTCGCTATGAGTTCGAAGTTGCGCCATCACGAGCGCAGGCAAGTACGGATTTCGGCACGGAAGATGGCTGTGAGTTCGTGACAGCTGGGTACGCTTTCAATTCATCGCGCGAGATCGACTGCGGTTGCATCGACTAG
- a CDS encoding class I SAM-dependent methyltransferase, producing MDPNKFTGERPGWGEGFDYDFARHVAAYRFASTLSAGKRVLDAGCGEGFGTQIIADVAKEVVGVDYSDQAISECRRLWSKPNLRFQQVDLTRPGSFTDTFDVVLNFQVIEHIADPLPFLRGLHARLAPEGVLIMTTPNRLRTVSENPYHVREYTGPELHSLLAGVFGRVEMQGMHGNQKVEEFEAGRARAVRNILRLDPLGVRNMLPRSVVNFAFARLAKVVRRQARPQGAAEIVPEDFFVRADSIDRALDLVALCRR from the coding sequence ATGGATCCGAACAAGTTCACCGGCGAGCGTCCCGGCTGGGGCGAGGGATTCGACTACGACTTTGCCCGCCACGTGGCCGCCTATCGATTCGCCTCCACCCTTTCCGCAGGCAAGCGCGTGCTGGATGCCGGCTGCGGTGAAGGCTTCGGCACCCAGATCATCGCCGACGTGGCAAAGGAAGTGGTCGGTGTCGATTACTCCGACCAGGCCATCTCCGAATGCCGCCGGCTGTGGAGCAAACCCAACCTGCGTTTCCAGCAGGTCGACCTGACCAGGCCGGGCAGCTTCACCGACACCTTCGACGTGGTCCTGAACTTCCAGGTGATCGAGCACATCGCCGATCCCCTTCCGTTCCTTCGCGGCCTGCACGCGCGGCTGGCTCCCGAAGGCGTGCTGATCATGACAACGCCCAACCGCCTGCGCACGGTCTCGGAGAACCCCTATCACGTGCGCGAATACACCGGGCCCGAGCTTCACTCGCTGCTCGCCGGCGTGTTCGGCCGCGTCGAGATGCAGGGCATGCACGGCAACCAGAAGGTCGAAGAGTTCGAGGCGGGGCGCGCTCGCGCAGTCCGCAACATCCTGCGCCTGGACCCGCTCGGCGTCCGCAACATGCTGCCGCGCTCCGTGGTCAACTTCGCGTTCGCGCGGCTGGCCAAGGTGGTGCGTCGCCAGGCGCGGCCGCAGGGCGCTGCCGAGATCGTTCCTGAAGATTTTTTCGTCCGCGCCGATTCCATCGATCGCGCGCTCGACCTGGTCGCTCTCTGCCGCCGGTGA